In Salmonella enterica subsp. enterica serovar Typhimurium str. LT2, a single window of DNA contains:
- the dinF gene encoding DNA-damage-inducible protein F (induced by UV and mitomycin C; SOS, lexA regulon; similar to E. coli DNA-damage-inducible protein F (AAC77014.1); Blastp hit to AAC77014.1 (459 aa), 89% identity in aa 19 - 457), giving the protein MPLFTSSDKALWRLALPMIFSNITVPLLGLVDTAVIGHLDSPVFLGGVAVGATATSFLFMLLLFLRMSTTGLTAQAFGAKNPQALARALIQPLLLALGAGVMIVLFRTPLIELALHIVGGNDAVLVQARRFLEIRWLSAPASLANLVLLGWLLGVQYARAPVILLVVGNILNIALDLWLVMGLHMNVQGAALATVIAEYVTLLIGLMMVRKVLHLRGVSLDMLKQAWRGNVRRLLALNRDIMLRSLLLQLCFGAITVSGARLGSDIIAVNAVLMTLLTFTAYALDGFAYAVEAHSGQAYGARDGSKLLDVWRAACRQSGIVALLFSTVYALAGEHIVALLTSLPQIQLLADRYLIWQVVLPLVGVWCYLLDGMFIGATRAAEMRNSMAVAAGGFALTLFALPVLGNHGLWLALTVFLALRGLSLSLIWRRHWREGTWFARS; this is encoded by the coding sequence ATGCCGCTTTTTACCTCCTCTGATAAAGCTCTCTGGCGTCTTGCGTTGCCGATGATTTTTTCTAACATCACCGTCCCCTTACTGGGGCTGGTCGATACGGCGGTGATTGGTCATCTGGACAGCCCTGTTTTCCTGGGCGGCGTGGCGGTGGGCGCGACTGCCACCAGCTTTCTTTTCATGCTGCTGCTATTTCTACGTATGAGCACCACCGGCCTAACGGCGCAGGCATTTGGCGCCAAAAATCCGCAGGCGTTAGCCCGGGCGCTCATTCAACCGTTATTGCTGGCGCTGGGCGCAGGCGTGATGATTGTGCTATTTCGCACGCCGCTTATCGAGCTGGCTTTACATATTGTCGGCGGGAACGACGCTGTCCTGGTGCAGGCGAGACGCTTCCTTGAAATTCGTTGGCTAAGCGCTCCCGCGTCACTGGCGAATCTGGTGCTGCTCGGTTGGCTGTTAGGCGTTCAGTATGCGCGGGCGCCGGTTATCTTGTTGGTCGTGGGCAATATCCTCAATATCGCGCTCGACCTGTGGCTGGTGATGGGGCTTCATATGAACGTGCAGGGTGCTGCCCTGGCGACGGTCATCGCAGAATATGTCACGTTACTGATCGGCCTCATGATGGTACGTAAAGTTCTCCATCTCCGCGGTGTGTCGCTGGATATGCTAAAACAGGCCTGGCGCGGCAACGTGCGCCGCCTTTTGGCGCTCAATCGCGATATCATGCTGCGCTCATTGCTCCTTCAGCTTTGTTTTGGCGCAATCACGGTGTCAGGCGCGCGGCTGGGCAGCGATATTATCGCGGTAAATGCAGTCCTGATGACCTTACTCACCTTTACGGCCTATGCGCTGGACGGTTTTGCTTATGCGGTGGAGGCGCACTCCGGTCAGGCTTACGGCGCGCGTGACGGTAGCAAGCTACTGGACGTCTGGCGAGCGGCGTGTCGTCAGTCAGGAATTGTGGCCTTGTTGTTTTCCACAGTCTATGCCCTGGCAGGCGAACATATTGTCGCGTTACTGACCTCATTGCCGCAAATACAGCTACTGGCGGATCGGTATCTTATCTGGCAGGTGGTATTACCGCTGGTGGGCGTATGGTGCTATCTGCTCGACGGTATGTTTATTGGCGCGACGCGCGCTGCCGAAATGCGCAATAGCATGGCAGTCGCCGCGGGAGGATTCGCGCTGACGCTCTTCGCCCTGCCGGTATTAGGAAATCATGGTTTATGGCTGGCATTAACCGTGTTCCTGGCGCTTCGCGGTCTGTCGTTGAGCCTTATCTGGCGTCGTCACTGGCGCGAGGGTACATGGTTTGCCAGATCGTGA
- a CDS encoding putative cytoplasmic protein, with amino-acid sequence MTVKNSEYKTEGRIPAYNYYHVQQKLQSIWANNTCYS; translated from the coding sequence GTGACGGTTAAAAATTCTGAATATAAAACCGAAGGCCGAATTCCTGCCTACAATTATTATCACGTCCAGCAGAAATTGCAGAGCATTTGGGCGAATAACACCTGCTATTCCTAA
- the yjbJ gene encoding putative cytoplasmic protein (similar to E. coli orf, hypothetical protein (AAC77015.1); Blastp hit to AAC77015.1 (69 aa), 95% identity in aa 1 - 69), whose amino-acid sequence MMNKDEAGGNWKQFKGKMKEQWGKLTDDDMTVIEGKRDQLVGKIQERYGYQKDQAEKEVVDWETRNNYRW is encoded by the coding sequence ATGATGAATAAAGACGAAGCCGGCGGTAACTGGAAACAGTTTAAAGGTAAAATGAAAGAACAATGGGGCAAACTGACCGATGACGATATGACCGTTATCGAAGGTAAACGCGACCAACTGGTAGGTAAAATCCAGGAGCGTTACGGTTACCAGAAAGATCAGGCGGAAAAAGAGGTTGTTGACTGGGAAACCCGTAACAACTATCGCTGGTAA
- the zur gene encoding transcriptional repressor of znuABC operon (Fur family; similar to E. coli putative regulator (AAC77016.1); Blastp hit to AAC77016.1 (191 aa), 92% identity in aa 21 - 191): protein MEKTTTQELLAQAEKLCAQRNVRLTPQRLEVLRLMSLQQGAISAYDLLDLLRETEPQAKPPTIYRALDFLLEQGFVHKVESTNSYVVCHLFDQPTHSSAMFICDRCGVVKEECAEGVEDIMHTLAAKMGFALRHNVIEAHGLCPACVEVEACRHPGNCGHDHSVLVKKKPR, encoded by the coding sequence ATGGAAAAGACCACAACGCAAGAGTTACTGGCGCAAGCTGAAAAACTCTGCGCGCAGCGCAACGTGCGCCTGACGCCTCAGCGCCTCGAAGTGCTGCGCCTGATGAGTCTGCAACAGGGTGCCATCAGCGCATACGATTTGCTCGATTTGCTGCGCGAAACGGAACCACAGGCCAAACCGCCCACCATTTACCGCGCGCTGGATTTTTTGCTCGAACAGGGTTTTGTCCATAAAGTGGAATCCACCAATAGTTATGTGGTTTGCCACCTGTTCGACCAGCCGACGCACAGCTCGGCCATGTTTATCTGCGATCGTTGCGGCGTGGTGAAGGAAGAGTGTGCCGAGGGCGTGGAAGACATCATGCATACGCTGGCGGCTAAAATGGGCTTTGCGCTACGACATAACGTTATTGAGGCGCACGGTCTGTGCCCTGCGTGCGTAGAAGTAGAAGCGTGTCGCCATCCGGGAAACTGTGGTCACGATCACTCGGTGCTGGTGAAGAAAAAACCACGTTAG
- a CDS encoding putative outer membrane or exported protein, with translation MNKNVKLSLIAIAVSLFMAKQASAANTWTEARNDAMGGTGVASANYGSGVLLNPALLAKAKPEDNITVVLPAVGVQITDKDNLQDEIDDISDKVDYYDEVVDNLTLGQILLNPRGVLNQFQGAARDLADELEYLNGKTARANAGAGLAVSIPGQTLSVAFIAKGYAHGRVSSSIDQNDIQYLRDIQHDERVALREAGRAALLGSDEITKHLNSTASGRVAIVSDYGIALAKQFVVGEVPVSIGVTPKLQKTWLYNYTTSIYNYDSSDWNSSRYRNDDTGFNIDAGLAADIGENWTLGVSGQNLVSRDIDTKDIYITNGMTGETTNYKDTYQIRPLVTAGIAWHNDLLTVSADGDLTETKGFKSEDNSQYVGVGAEVRPLSWLAVRAGYRADVKNNDSNVVTGGLGFAPFNRVHLDLMGLYGEDETWGAGAQLTMTF, from the coding sequence GTGAACAAAAACGTCAAACTTTCACTGATTGCTATCGCGGTCTCGCTTTTTATGGCAAAGCAGGCGAGCGCCGCCAATACCTGGACGGAAGCGCGTAATGACGCAATGGGCGGGACGGGCGTTGCGTCCGCGAATTATGGCAGCGGAGTACTATTAAATCCGGCGTTACTGGCAAAAGCCAAACCGGAAGACAATATCACTGTTGTCCTTCCTGCGGTCGGCGTCCAGATTACGGATAAAGACAATCTCCAGGATGAAATTGACGATATCAGCGATAAAGTGGATTACTACGATGAGGTCGTCGATAACCTTACGCTGGGGCAAATTCTGCTCAATCCGCGAGGCGTGCTGAATCAATTTCAGGGCGCCGCGCGCGACCTGGCCGATGAGCTGGAATATCTCAACGGAAAAACCGCCCGCGCCAATGCCGGCGCCGGGTTGGCGGTAAGTATTCCAGGGCAAACGCTTTCCGTGGCGTTTATCGCCAAAGGTTATGCGCATGGGCGCGTGAGTTCGTCCATTGATCAGAACGATATTCAGTATCTGCGCGATATCCAGCATGATGAACGTGTCGCGCTTCGTGAAGCAGGACGCGCTGCTTTGCTGGGGTCTGACGAAATTACAAAGCATTTAAACTCTACCGCGTCGGGGCGGGTAGCGATTGTATCTGACTACGGTATTGCGCTGGCGAAGCAGTTTGTGGTGGGCGAGGTGCCTGTTTCCATTGGCGTTACGCCAAAACTGCAAAAAACCTGGCTCTATAACTACACCACCTCAATTTATAACTACGACAGTAGCGACTGGAATAGCAGCCGTTATCGCAATGACGATACGGGTTTTAACATTGATGCGGGGCTTGCTGCCGATATCGGTGAAAACTGGACGCTGGGGGTGAGCGGACAAAATCTGGTATCTCGCGATATCGATACGAAAGATATTTACATCACTAATGGTATGACGGGAGAAACCACCAACTACAAAGATACATACCAAATCCGCCCCCTGGTTACCGCGGGCATCGCATGGCATAACGATTTGCTGACCGTAAGCGCCGATGGCGATCTGACGGAAACGAAAGGCTTTAAGAGCGAAGACAATTCACAGTACGTTGGCGTCGGCGCTGAAGTTCGACCGTTGTCATGGCTGGCGGTGCGCGCAGGGTATCGTGCGGATGTGAAAAATAACGATAGCAATGTGGTTACCGGCGGTCTTGGCTTTGCGCCCTTTAACCGTGTGCATCTCGATTTAATGGGACTGTACGGCGAAGATGAAACCTGGGGGGCAGGCGCGCAGCTTACAATGACATTCTGA
- the yjbN gene encoding putative TIM-barrel enzyme (possibly dehydrogenases; nifR3 family; similar to E. coli orf, hypothetical protein (AAC77019.1); Blastp hit to AAC77019.1 (345 aa), 90% identity in aa 7 - 345) yields the protein MQPETQSSALPAYRFSIAPMLDWTDRHCRYFLRLLSRQTQLYTEMVTTGAIIHGKGDYLAYSEEEHPVALQLGGSDPAQLAHCAKLAEARGYDEINLNVGCPSDRVQNGMFGACLMGNAQLVADCVKAMRDVVSIPVTVKTRIGIDDQDSYAFLCDFIDTVSGQGECEMFIIHARKAWLSGLSPKENREIPPLDYPRVYQLKRDFPHLTMSINGGIKSLEEAKEHLRHMDGVMVGREAYQNPGILAAVDREIFGADTTDADPVAVVRAMYPYIERELSQGAYLGHITRHMLGLFQGIPGARQWRRYLSENAHKAGADVAVLEQALKLVADKR from the coding sequence ATGCAGCCTGAAACCCAGTCCTCCGCTTTACCTGCTTATCGCTTCTCCATCGCGCCTATGCTCGACTGGACGGACAGACATTGCCGCTATTTCCTGCGTTTGCTGTCTCGCCAGACGCAGCTCTACACCGAAATGGTGACCACGGGCGCGATTATTCACGGTAAGGGTGACTATCTGGCTTATAGCGAAGAAGAGCATCCGGTCGCTCTACAGCTTGGTGGAAGCGATCCGGCTCAGCTTGCGCATTGTGCAAAGCTGGCGGAAGCGCGTGGCTACGATGAAATTAACCTCAACGTGGGGTGCCCTTCCGATCGCGTGCAAAACGGTATGTTTGGCGCCTGTTTGATGGGCAATGCGCAACTGGTCGCCGATTGTGTTAAAGCCATGCGTGATGTCGTCTCGATTCCGGTGACGGTAAAAACCCGCATTGGTATTGACGATCAGGACAGCTATGCGTTTCTGTGTGATTTCATCGATACGGTTTCCGGTCAGGGCGAATGCGAGATGTTTATTATCCATGCGCGCAAAGCCTGGCTTTCTGGCTTAAGCCCGAAAGAAAATCGTGAGATCCCGCCGCTGGATTACCCGCGCGTCTATCAGCTAAAGCGGGATTTTCCGCACCTGACCATGTCCATTAACGGCGGCATCAAATCGCTGGAAGAGGCGAAGGAGCACCTGCGCCATATGGATGGCGTCATGGTTGGCCGCGAAGCTTATCAGAATCCGGGTATACTGGCCGCGGTGGATCGGGAGATTTTTGGCGCCGATACCACCGATGCCGACCCGGTTGCGGTGGTTCGCGCGATGTATCCCTATATTGAGCGTGAATTGAGCCAGGGAGCGTATCTGGGGCATATCACTCGCCATATGCTGGGGTTGTTCCAGGGCATCCCCGGCGCGCGGCAGTGGCGTCGCTATCTGAGCGAAAACGCCCATAAAGCTGGCGCGGATGTTGCTGTACTGGAGCAGGCGCTAAAACTGGTGGCAGACAAGCGTTAA
- the yjbO gene encoding putative inner membrane protein (similar to E. coli orf, hypothetical protein (AAC77020.1); Blastp hit to AAC77020.1 (150 aa), 82% identity in aa 71 - 150) has protein sequence MLELLFVLGFFLMLMVTGVSLLGILAALVVATAVMFLGGMFALMIKLLPWLLLAVAVVWVIKAVKTPKIPQYQRNNRRFY, from the coding sequence ATGCTGGAACTACTTTTTGTGCTTGGCTTTTTTCTGATGTTAATGGTGACGGGCGTCTCCTTGCTGGGCATTCTGGCCGCGCTGGTTGTAGCGACTGCCGTCATGTTCCTGGGCGGAATGTTCGCCCTGATGATCAAGCTGTTACCGTGGCTACTGCTGGCGGTGGCTGTGGTGTGGGTGATCAAAGCAGTAAAAACGCCAAAAATCCCACAGTATCAGCGCAATAACCGTCGGTTTTACTAA
- the qor gene encoding NADPH dependent quinone oxidoreductase (similar to E. coli quinone oxidoreductase (AAC77021.1); Blastp hit to AAC77021.1 (327 aa), 90% identity in aa 1 - 327), with protein MATRIEFHKHGGPEVLQTVEFTPAEPAEHEIQVENKAIGINFIDTYIRSGLYPPPSLPAGLGTEAAGVVSKVGNGVEHIRVGDRVVYAQSTLGAYSSVHNVTADKAAILPDAISFEQAAASFLKGLTVFYLLRKTYEVKPDEPFLFHAAAGGVGLIACQWAKALGAKLIGTVGSAQKAQRALDAGAWQVINYREESIVERVKEITGGKKVRVVYDSVGKDTWEASLDCLQRRGLMVSFGNASGPVTGVNLGILNQKGSLYATRPSLQGYITTREELTEASNELFSLIASGVIKVDVAENQRYALKDARRAHEVLESRATQGSSLLIP; from the coding sequence ATGGCAACGCGTATTGAATTTCACAAGCATGGTGGTCCGGAAGTGCTTCAGACCGTGGAGTTTACGCCAGCGGAACCGGCGGAACACGAAATCCAGGTTGAGAACAAAGCCATTGGTATCAACTTCATCGACACCTATATCCGTAGCGGACTCTATCCGCCCCCGTCGTTGCCTGCGGGCCTGGGAACCGAAGCTGCGGGTGTGGTCAGTAAAGTCGGCAACGGCGTGGAGCACATTCGCGTCGGCGATCGCGTCGTCTACGCGCAGTCAACGCTCGGCGCTTACAGTTCCGTCCATAACGTCACCGCAGATAAAGCCGCGATTTTGCCTGACGCCATTTCTTTCGAACAGGCGGCAGCCTCTTTTCTCAAGGGATTGACCGTTTTTTACCTGTTGCGCAAAACCTATGAAGTGAAACCCGACGAACCCTTCCTGTTTCATGCCGCTGCGGGCGGCGTCGGTCTGATCGCCTGCCAATGGGCAAAAGCGCTGGGCGCGAAGCTTATCGGTACCGTCGGTAGCGCGCAAAAAGCGCAGCGGGCGCTGGACGCCGGTGCCTGGCAGGTAATTAATTACCGTGAGGAGAGCATTGTCGAACGGGTAAAAGAGATCACCGGCGGCAAAAAAGTCCGCGTGGTCTATGACTCCGTGGGGAAAGATACCTGGGAGGCCTCACTGGACTGCCTGCAACGTCGGGGACTGATGGTCAGTTTCGGCAATGCGTCCGGCCCCGTCACCGGCGTGAATTTAGGTATTCTGAATCAGAAAGGTTCCCTGTATGCCACGCGACCTTCACTACAGGGGTATATTACGACACGTGAAGAACTGACCGAAGCCAGCAATGAATTGTTCTCATTGATCGCCAGCGGCGTGATTAAAGTCGATGTGGCTGAAAATCAACGCTATGCGTTAAAAGATGCCCGTCGCGCGCATGAAGTGCTGGAAAGCCGGGCCACACAGGGCTCAAGCCTGCTGATTCCGTAA